In the Bradyrhizobium guangzhouense genome, one interval contains:
- the murG gene encoding undecaprenyldiphospho-muramoylpentapeptide beta-N-acetylglucosaminyltransferase, translating into MDQSPLILLAAGGTGGHLFPAEALGVELIRRGFRVRLVTDDRALRYGGLFSKDMIDVVASETARGRNPIQLAYAGLTLATGTLSAYRLIKRLKPAAVVGFGGYPTLPPLVAAKFAGVPGIIHDANAVLGRANRFLSGRVQAIATSLPGVLDRDPALAGKTTTVGTPMRPAVLAAAAVPYAAPEVNGPLRLLVVGGSQGARIMADIVPGAIERLEPALWGRLVLTQQVRDEDMTRVRAVYDKLKIKAELAPFFIDLPARLASNHLIVSRSGAGTVAELAAIGRPSILVPLPGSIDQDQFANAGVLAKVDGAIRIPQTEFTSDRLASEISAFAAEPARLGAMAAAAKGAGRLDAAERLADLVVKVAGI; encoded by the coding sequence ATGGACCAATCCCCCTTGATTCTTCTCGCCGCGGGCGGCACCGGCGGCCATCTGTTTCCGGCCGAGGCGCTCGGTGTCGAGCTGATCCGGCGCGGCTTTCGCGTGCGCCTCGTCACCGACGACCGCGCGCTGCGCTATGGCGGGCTGTTCAGCAAGGACATGATCGACGTCGTCGCGAGCGAGACCGCGCGCGGCCGCAATCCGATCCAGCTCGCCTATGCCGGCCTGACGCTCGCGACCGGCACGCTCTCCGCCTACCGCCTGATCAAGCGATTGAAGCCCGCTGCCGTCGTCGGCTTCGGCGGCTATCCGACCTTGCCGCCGCTGGTCGCGGCAAAATTCGCTGGCGTGCCCGGGATCATCCACGACGCCAATGCCGTGCTCGGCCGCGCCAACCGTTTCCTGTCGGGTCGCGTCCAGGCTATCGCAACCTCGTTGCCGGGCGTGCTCGACCGCGATCCCGCGCTCGCGGGCAAGACCACGACGGTCGGGACACCGATGCGTCCCGCAGTCCTTGCCGCAGCTGCCGTGCCCTATGCCGCACCCGAAGTGAACGGACCGCTGCGCCTGCTCGTGGTCGGCGGCAGCCAGGGCGCGCGCATCATGGCCGACATCGTGCCGGGCGCGATCGAACGGCTCGAGCCTGCACTGTGGGGCCGGCTCGTGCTGACCCAGCAGGTCCGCGACGAGGACATGACCCGCGTGCGCGCGGTCTACGACAAGCTCAAGATCAAGGCGGAGCTGGCGCCGTTCTTCATCGATTTGCCGGCGCGGCTCGCCTCCAACCATTTGATCGTATCGCGTTCCGGCGCGGGCACTGTGGCCGAGCTGGCCGCGATCGGCCGGCCCTCGATCCTGGTGCCGCTGCCGGGCTCGATCGATCAGGACCAGTTCGCCAATGCGGGCGTGCTGGCCAAGGTCGACGGCGCGATCCGGATCCCGCAGACCGAGTTTACCTCCGACCGGCTCGCCTCGGAGATCTCTGCCTTTGCCGCCGAGCCGGCGCGCCTTGGTGCCATGGCGGCTGCGGCCAAAGGGGCAGGGCGACTCGACGCCGCCGAGCGGCTGGCCGATCTGGTGGTCAAAGTCGCGGGAATCTGA
- the murC gene encoding UDP-N-acetylmuramate--L-alanine ligase codes for MRLPREIGPIHFVGIGGIGMSGIAEVLVNLGYAVQGSDASDNYNLDRLRKKGAKVSVGHKAENVDGAEVVVVSTAIKRDNPELMAARGRRIPVVRRAEMLAELMRLKSCVAIAGTHGKTTTTTMVATLLDAGGLDPTVINGGIINAYGSNARLGAGDWMVVEADESDGTFLKLPTDVAIVTNVDPEHLDHFKTFDAVQDAFRHFVENLPFYGFAVMCIDHPVVQTLVGKIEDRRIITYGENPQADVRLLDLTPMGGGSKFKVAFRDRKTGAVHEIPDLMLPMPGRHNASNATAAIAVARELGVSDDAIRKAIAGFGGVKRRFTKTGEWNGVTVIDDYGHHPVEIAAVLKAARESTNGKIIAVVQPHRYTRLQSLFEEFCTCFNDADAVVVAEVYAAGEAPIDGIDRDHFVAGLRAHGHREVIPLPAATELPGIVKGLAKSGDLVVCLGAGNITQWAYALPDQLKALG; via the coding sequence ATGAGACTGCCGCGCGAGATCGGACCCATCCACTTCGTCGGGATCGGCGGGATCGGCATGAGCGGCATCGCCGAGGTGCTGGTCAATCTCGGCTATGCCGTGCAGGGCTCGGACGCCTCCGACAATTACAATCTCGACCGTCTGCGCAAGAAGGGCGCGAAGGTGTCGGTCGGCCACAAGGCCGAGAATGTCGACGGTGCCGAGGTCGTCGTCGTGTCCACCGCGATCAAGCGCGACAATCCGGAGCTGATGGCCGCGCGCGGGCGGCGCATTCCCGTGGTGCGCCGTGCCGAGATGCTGGCCGAATTGATGCGGCTGAAGAGCTGCGTCGCGATTGCCGGCACGCACGGCAAGACCACGACGACCACGATGGTCGCAACCCTGCTCGATGCCGGCGGGCTCGATCCGACCGTCATCAACGGCGGCATCATCAACGCCTACGGCTCCAACGCGCGTCTCGGCGCGGGCGACTGGATGGTGGTCGAGGCCGACGAGAGCGACGGCACGTTTCTGAAGCTGCCGACCGACGTCGCGATCGTCACCAATGTCGACCCCGAGCATCTCGACCACTTCAAGACGTTCGATGCCGTGCAGGATGCCTTCCGCCATTTCGTCGAGAACCTGCCGTTCTATGGCTTTGCCGTGATGTGCATCGATCATCCCGTGGTGCAGACCCTCGTCGGCAAGATCGAGGATCGCCGCATCATTACGTATGGCGAGAATCCGCAGGCCGATGTGCGGCTGCTCGATCTCACCCCGATGGGCGGCGGTTCGAAATTCAAGGTCGCCTTCCGTGACCGCAAGACCGGCGCAGTGCACGAGATACCCGATTTGATGTTGCCGATGCCGGGGCGCCACAATGCCTCCAACGCGACGGCGGCGATTGCAGTGGCGCGCGAGCTTGGCGTCTCGGACGATGCGATCCGCAAGGCGATCGCCGGCTTCGGCGGCGTCAAGCGCCGCTTCACCAAGACAGGCGAGTGGAACGGCGTCACGGTGATCGACGATTACGGTCATCATCCCGTCGAGATCGCAGCGGTGCTGAAGGCGGCGCGAGAATCCACCAACGGCAAGATCATCGCCGTGGTGCAGCCGCATCGCTACACCCGCCTGCAATCGCTGTTCGAGGAATTCTGCACCTGCTTCAACGATGCCGATGCGGTCGTTGTCGCCGAGGTCTATGCGGCGGGCGAGGCGCCGATCGACGGCATCGACCGCGATCATTTCGTCGCAGGTCTGCGCGCGCATGGCCACCGCGAGGTGATCCCGCTGCCGGCGGCGACGGAGCTTCCGGGCATCGTCAAGGGGCTGGCGAAGTCGGGCGATCTCGTCGTGTGCTTGGGGGCCGGCAACATCACGCAATGGGCGTATGCCTTGCCGGACCAGTTGAAGGCGCTGGGGTAG
- the murB gene encoding UDP-N-acetylmuramate dehydrogenase, which yields MSFPDITPSLKAAMPELRGRLLANQSLAELTWFRVGGPAQALFTPADEDDLAYFLAHLVRDIPVYVVGVGSNLIVRDGGIAGVVIRLAPRAFGEAAASGDVVTAGAAALDKRVAEVAAGANIGGLEFYFGIPGTIGGALRMNAGANGGETKDVLIEARGVGRDGTKHIFSNADMKFVYRSSGVDPSIIFTSARFRGEIRDAEAIRARMADVQSHRETAQPIREKTGGSTFKNPPGHSAWKLVDAAGCRGLRVGGAQVSEMHCNFLINTGDATAHDIETLGETVRERVKANSGIELHWEIKRIGVSA from the coding sequence ATGAGCTTCCCCGACATCACCCCTTCACTCAAAGCCGCGATGCCTGAGCTGCGCGGCCGGCTGCTGGCGAACCAGTCGCTGGCCGAGCTGACCTGGTTTCGCGTCGGTGGTCCGGCGCAGGCTCTGTTCACGCCGGCGGATGAGGATGATCTTGCTTATTTCCTCGCGCATCTCGTGCGCGACATTCCGGTCTACGTCGTTGGTGTCGGCTCCAACCTGATCGTGCGCGATGGCGGCATTGCGGGTGTGGTGATCCGCCTCGCGCCGCGCGCCTTTGGCGAGGCTGCCGCGAGCGGCGATGTCGTCACCGCGGGTGCAGCCGCGCTCGACAAGCGCGTCGCGGAGGTCGCGGCTGGCGCTAATATCGGCGGGCTCGAATTCTACTTCGGCATTCCCGGCACGATCGGCGGCGCGCTGCGGATGAATGCGGGCGCCAATGGCGGCGAGACCAAGGACGTGCTGATCGAGGCGCGCGGCGTCGGGCGCGACGGCACCAAGCACATCTTCTCCAACGCCGACATGAAATTCGTCTACCGCAGCAGCGGCGTCGATCCCTCCATCATCTTCACCTCCGCGCGCTTTCGCGGCGAGATCAGGGATGCAGAGGCGATCCGGGCGCGTATGGCCGACGTGCAGAGCCACCGCGAGACCGCGCAGCCGATCCGCGAAAAGACCGGCGGATCGACCTTCAAGAATCCGCCCGGCCATTCCGCATGGAAGCTGGTGGATGCTGCCGGCTGCCGCGGTTTGCGTGTCGGCGGCGCCCAGGTCTCGGAGATGCACTGCAATTTCCTGATCAACACGGGCGATGCCACCGCGCACGACATCGAGACGCTCGGCGAGACCGTACGTGAACGGGTGAAGGCAAATTCCGGAATCGAGCTGCACTGGGAAATCAAGCGGATCGGGGTTTCCGCGTGA
- a CDS encoding D-alanine--D-alanine ligase family protein, whose amino-acid sequence MRITILFGGSNRERLVSVASAQALHQALPEADLWFWDIEDKVHVVQSKQLLEHVRPFEDEFKPGTRGIALAQALDRAKAEDRVLVLSLHGGCAENGELQVMCEARGVPFTGSGSASSHLAFDKIAAKRFAALGGVTPPAGIALEDIDDAFAEYGRLIAKPARDGSSYGLIFVNAKQDLVAVRNAAKHEEYVIEPYIAGIEATCGVLERLDGSIISLPPIEIIPGEGSFDYAAKYLLSTTQEICPGRFTPEITAALKTQAMLAHRAMSCTGYSRSDFIVSEKGLVYLETNTLPGLTKSSLYPKALKAEGIAFVDFLRGLIELAERRVRK is encoded by the coding sequence ATGCGCATCACCATCCTCTTCGGCGGCTCCAATCGCGAACGTCTGGTTTCGGTCGCCTCAGCCCAGGCGCTGCATCAGGCGTTGCCCGAGGCCGATCTCTGGTTCTGGGATATTGAGGACAAAGTGCATGTCGTGCAGTCGAAGCAACTGCTCGAACATGTCAGGCCCTTCGAGGACGAGTTCAAGCCGGGCACGCGTGGCATTGCGCTGGCGCAGGCGCTCGACCGGGCCAAGGCGGAAGATCGCGTGCTCGTGCTCAGCCTGCATGGTGGCTGCGCCGAGAACGGCGAATTGCAGGTGATGTGCGAGGCGCGCGGCGTGCCGTTCACCGGCTCCGGCTCGGCCTCCTCGCATCTCGCCTTCGACAAGATCGCGGCCAAGCGTTTTGCCGCGCTCGGCGGCGTGACGCCGCCTGCGGGCATCGCGCTCGAGGATATTGATGATGCGTTTGCCGAATATGGCCGGCTGATCGCAAAGCCGGCGCGCGATGGCTCGAGCTACGGCCTGATCTTCGTCAACGCCAAGCAGGATCTCGTCGCTGTTCGCAACGCTGCCAAGCACGAAGAGTATGTGATCGAGCCCTACATCGCGGGCATCGAGGCGACCTGCGGCGTGCTGGAGCGGTTGGATGGCTCGATCATCTCGCTGCCGCCGATCGAGATCATTCCGGGCGAGGGCAGTTTCGACTACGCCGCAAAATATCTGCTGTCGACGACCCAGGAGATCTGCCCCGGCCGCTTCACGCCCGAAATCACCGCCGCGCTCAAGACCCAGGCCATGCTGGCCCACCGCGCGATGTCCTGCACCGGCTATTCCCGCTCCGACTTCATCGTCTCGGAGAAGGGACTGGTCTATCTCGAAACCAACACGCTGCCCGGGCTGACCAAGTCCTCGCTCTACCCCAAGGCGCTGAAAGCCGAGGGCATCGCATTCGTCGACTTCCTGCGCGGCCTGATCGAGCTCGCTGAGCGGCGGGTGCGGAAATAG
- a CDS encoding cell division protein FtsQ/DivIB encodes MDGAGSLTRSFMRSLRPQADLKAAAIGAVVLLREWVQDQRAEKRAASNEKIKAKAVVEREPPPRLVALVERYLPRRVGITMTLLLLIGSCGLGIVKGGHLQDFITAVSDARNAMANSAGFRITSVVINGRKQLSQDEILAIGGVSGRSSLLFLDADDVRDKLKANPWIADATVLKLYPGQLMIDITERKAFALWQEAGRLAVIADDGALLEPYVSRRFLSLPLVVGKGADTQARDFLALLARYPQVNSVTKAAIYVGERRWNLRLKDGLDVRLPEQDVGNALAALSRLDKDERLFSKDIVAIDMRLPDRLVVQLSDDAAKARDDLFKDKKKKKAGDAA; translated from the coding sequence ATGGATGGAGCAGGAAGCCTCACCCGATCGTTTATGAGATCGCTGAGGCCCCAAGCTGACCTGAAGGCGGCCGCTATCGGAGCGGTCGTGCTTCTGCGCGAGTGGGTGCAAGATCAACGCGCCGAGAAGCGCGCCGCGTCCAACGAGAAAATCAAGGCCAAGGCCGTCGTCGAGCGCGAGCCGCCGCCGCGCCTGGTGGCGCTGGTCGAGCGCTATCTGCCGCGCCGGGTCGGGATCACGATGACCTTGCTGCTGCTGATCGGCAGCTGCGGCCTCGGCATCGTCAAGGGCGGCCATCTCCAGGATTTCATCACCGCGGTCAGCGACGCGCGCAACGCCATGGCCAATTCGGCCGGCTTCCGCATCACCTCGGTCGTGATCAACGGCCGCAAGCAGCTCAGCCAGGACGAGATCCTCGCGATCGGCGGCGTCAGCGGCCGTTCCTCGCTGCTGTTCCTCGATGCCGACGACGTCCGCGACAAGCTCAAGGCCAATCCCTGGATCGCGGACGCAACCGTGCTGAAGCTCTATCCGGGCCAGCTCATGATCGACATCACCGAGCGCAAGGCATTCGCGCTGTGGCAGGAGGCCGGCCGGCTTGCCGTCATCGCCGACGACGGCGCGCTGCTCGAACCCTATGTCTCGCGCCGCTTCCTGTCGCTGCCGCTCGTGGTCGGCAAGGGCGCAGACACCCAGGCCCGCGACTTCCTGGCACTTTTGGCACGCTATCCGCAGGTGAATTCGGTGACCAAGGCCGCGATCTATGTCGGTGAGCGGCGCTGGAACCTGAGGCTGAAGGACGGTCTCGACGTCCGCTTGCCGGAGCAGGACGTCGGCAACGCACTCGCCGCGCTTTCCAGGCTCGACAAGGACGAGCGCCTGTTCTCGAAGGACATCGTCGCGATCGACATGCGCCTGCCCGACCGTCTGGTGGTGCAGCTGTCCGATGACGCCGCCAAGGCGCGCGATGATCTCTTCAAGGACAAGAAGAAAAAGAAGGCCGGGGACGCCGCATGA
- the ftsA gene encoding cell division protein FtsA, whose translation MTGLDRTQTPKTRPMPHKRGGLVACLDIGTSKIACMIARLKPSAPSEALQGRTHAVELIGYSQIQSRGMKAGAVIDLAECEQAVRQAVGLAEKMAKVRVESVLLSVSGGRLSGQLVEAAADIRGGAVTPADVSRVTSTGMRHATGEGRTVLHALPVGYTLDGVKGIRDPRGMVAHQFGVDMNVVTCDATVARNLMLAVERCHINVEAMAASPYVAGLSVLTDDEADLGAAVIEMGAGTTTIAVYSGGRFVHAAGFAVGGQHITMDLARGLSATIADAERIKTLYGTVITGGSDSRELMSVPTAGDDQDLPQIVSRATIANIVKHRAEEVFEMVRDKLKDSPFAAEPKGRVVLSGGASQLTGLVELGTQILGRPVRVGRPLGFGRLPNEAKNAAFAVPAGLLVYPQYVHLEHVEPRHTRQQVRTGTGGYFGKVGRWLREGF comes from the coding sequence ATGACCGGTCTTGATCGCACCCAGACGCCGAAGACGCGCCCGATGCCGCACAAGCGCGGCGGCCTCGTTGCCTGCCTCGACATCGGCACCAGCAAGATCGCCTGCATGATCGCGCGGCTGAAGCCGTCGGCACCGAGCGAAGCCCTGCAAGGCCGCACCCATGCGGTGGAACTGATCGGTTACAGCCAGATCCAGTCGCGCGGCATGAAGGCTGGCGCTGTGATCGATCTCGCCGAATGCGAGCAGGCGGTGCGCCAGGCGGTCGGGCTTGCCGAGAAAATGGCGAAAGTGCGTGTCGAGTCCGTGCTGCTGTCGGTCTCCGGCGGCCGGCTCTCCGGCCAGCTCGTCGAAGCTGCAGCCGATATCCGCGGCGGCGCGGTGACGCCCGCCGATGTCAGCCGCGTCACCTCCACCGGCATGCGCCACGCCACCGGCGAGGGCCGCACCGTGCTGCATGCGCTGCCGGTCGGCTACACCCTCGACGGCGTCAAGGGCATCCGCGATCCCCGCGGCATGGTCGCGCATCAGTTCGGCGTCGACATGAACGTCGTCACCTGCGACGCCACCGTGGCGCGGAATCTGATGCTGGCGGTGGAGCGCTGCCACATCAATGTCGAAGCCATGGCGGCGAGCCCCTATGTGGCCGGCCTGTCGGTGCTGACCGACGACGAGGCCGATCTCGGCGCCGCCGTGATCGAGATGGGCGCGGGCACCACCACCATCGCGGTCTATTCCGGCGGCCGCTTCGTGCACGCGGCCGGATTTGCGGTCGGCGGGCAACACATCACGATGGATCTTGCGCGCGGACTCTCGGCGACCATTGCCGATGCGGAGCGAATCAAGACGTTATACGGCACCGTCATCACCGGCGGATCGGACTCGCGTGAGCTGATGTCTGTACCGACAGCCGGTGACGACCAGGATCTGCCGCAGATCGTTTCGCGCGCCACTATCGCCAACATCGTCAAGCATCGTGCCGAGGAAGTCTTCGAAATGGTTCGGGACAAGCTGAAGGATTCGCCCTTCGCGGCAGAGCCCAAGGGCCGCGTCGTGCTTTCGGGCGGCGCCTCCCAGCTCACCGGCCTCGTCGAGCTCGGAACGCAAATTCTCGGCCGGCCCGTGCGGGTCGGACGTCCGCTCGGTTTTGGCCGGCTGCCCAACGAGGCGAAGAACGCCGCGTTCGCGGTGCCGGCCGGACTTCTCGTCTACCCGCAATATGTTCACCTCGAACATGTCGAACCGCGGCATACGCGGCAGCAGGTCAGGACAGGGACCGGCGGTTATTTCGGAAAGGTCGGACGATGGCTACGCGAGGGCTTTTGA
- the ftsZ gene encoding cell division protein FtsZ, with protein MTISINVPDIHELKPRITVFGVGGAGGNAVNNMITAGLQGVDFVVANTDAQALTMSKAQRIVQMGTAVTQGLGAGSQPNVGAAAAEEVIDELRDHLSGANMVFVTAGMGGGTGTGAAPVIAKTARDMGILTVGVVTKPFHFEGGRRMRTAEAGIAELHKVVDTLLIIPNQNLFRVANEKTTFADAFAMADQVLYSGVACITDLMVKEGLINLDFADVRAVMREMGKAMMGTGEASGDKRALTAAEAAIANPLIDDSSMKGAKGLLISITGGKDLTLFEVDEAATRIREEVDQDANIIVGATFDEALDGLIRVSVVATGIEQAAIARNSQATSAPVANAAPQQVQQAPAAPAVAAESRLADLTARLRADNQRMAERAQKLEAQIPAAAPVAAAPAAPRPNVERAALAAIAAAVSEVPPAPQTYGDVTVRPIAQKPTLFPEPEQAPLAIQEPMTPETFIPPQAERAPARAPRMPRLDELPMPAQAELRQARGEVEEETPQKTRLSLLQRLANVGLGRRDEETEAPIAARTAGPAMPALPERKPQRSVAQQIAANEPVSEYARRPAPQGLDAHGRPAPVAPAPQGDDHLDIPAFLRRQAT; from the coding sequence ATGACCATCAGCATCAACGTTCCTGATATTCACGAGTTGAAGCCCCGCATCACCGTGTTCGGCGTCGGTGGCGCCGGTGGCAACGCCGTCAACAACATGATCACGGCGGGCCTGCAGGGCGTCGACTTCGTGGTCGCCAACACCGACGCGCAGGCGCTGACGATGTCGAAGGCGCAGCGCATCGTGCAGATGGGCACTGCGGTGACGCAAGGGCTCGGCGCGGGTTCGCAGCCGAACGTCGGCGCTGCGGCTGCCGAGGAGGTGATCGACGAGCTGCGCGACCATCTCTCGGGCGCCAACATGGTGTTCGTCACCGCCGGCATGGGCGGCGGCACCGGCACCGGCGCCGCTCCCGTCATCGCCAAGACCGCGCGCGACATGGGCATCCTCACCGTCGGCGTCGTCACCAAGCCGTTCCACTTCGAGGGCGGCCGCCGCATGCGCACCGCCGAGGCCGGCATTGCCGAGCTGCACAAGGTGGTCGACACCCTGCTGATCATCCCGAACCAGAACCTGTTCCGGGTCGCCAACGAGAAGACCACCTTTGCCGACGCCTTCGCGATGGCCGACCAGGTGCTCTACTCGGGCGTCGCCTGCATCACCGACCTGATGGTCAAGGAAGGCCTGATCAACCTCGACTTCGCCGACGTGAGGGCGGTGATGAGGGAAATGGGCAAGGCGATGATGGGCACCGGCGAAGCCTCCGGCGACAAGCGCGCGCTGACCGCCGCGGAAGCTGCGATCGCCAACCCGCTGATCGACGATTCGTCGATGAAGGGCGCCAAGGGCCTCCTGATCTCCATCACCGGCGGCAAGGACCTCACCCTGTTCGAGGTCGACGAAGCCGCGACCCGCATCCGCGAGGAAGTCGACCAGGACGCCAACATCATCGTCGGCGCGACCTTCGACGAAGCGCTCGACGGCCTGATCCGCGTCTCGGTCGTTGCCACCGGCATCGAGCAGGCCGCGATCGCCCGCAACAGCCAGGCGACCTCCGCTCCGGTCGCGAACGCCGCGCCGCAGCAGGTGCAGCAGGCTCCCGCAGCTCCGGCCGTTGCCGCCGAGAGCCGTCTCGCCGACCTCACCGCGCGCCTTCGCGCCGACAATCAGCGCATGGCCGAGCGTGCCCAGAAGTTGGAAGCGCAGATCCCGGCCGCCGCACCGGTCGCGGCCGCGCCCGCCGCGCCGCGTCCCAATGTCGAGCGTGCGGCGCTTGCCGCCATCGCGGCCGCCGTATCCGAAGTTCCGCCGGCGCCGCAGACCTATGGCGACGTCACCGTACGTCCGATCGCGCAGAAGCCCACGCTGTTTCCGGAACCCGAGCAGGCCCCGCTGGCCATCCAGGAGCCGATGACGCCGGAGACCTTCATCCCGCCGCAGGCCGAGCGTGCTCCGGCTCGCGCACCCCGGATGCCGCGCCTCGACGAGCTGCCGATGCCGGCCCAGGCCGAGCTTCGCCAGGCCCGCGGCGAGGTGGAAGAAGAGACCCCTCAGAAGACCCGGCTGTCGCTGCTCCAGCGTCTCGCCAATGTCGGCCTCGGCCGTCGCGACGAGGAGACCGAGGCCCCGATCGCCGCCCGCACCGCTGGCCCCGCCATGCCGGCGCTGCCCGAGCGCAAGCCGCAGCGGTCGGTGGCGCAGCAGATCGCTGCCAACGAGCCGGTCTCGGAGTATGCCCGCCGGCCCGCGCCGCAGGGACTCGACGCCCATGGTCGCCCGGCACCTGTTGCGCCGGCGCCACAGGGAGACGACCATCTTGATATCCCGGCCTTCCTGCGGCGGCAGGCGACCTGA
- the lpxC gene encoding UDP-3-O-acyl-N-acetylglucosamine deacetylase, with amino-acid sequence MKFSRQTTLRAQATVAGVGVHSGLPVTLTLGPAPVDAGLIFVRTGLEGSDREIQATADQVVATDFATVLGDRTGPLISTAEHVLAALRGMGVDNAIIEVDGPEVPIMDGSAAAFIAAIDQAGIMTQPAQRRFIQVLKPVSVRMGDSFGEFRPYANGFRAEVEIDFTNPVIGQQSYGFDVSPERFRREVGRARTFGLMGDVAKLWSAGYALGASFENTVVFDDERLLNTEGLRYADECARHKVLDVIGDLALAGLPLLGAYRSVRGGHKLNHAVLTALLADRTAWRVVEGEAARRTSRPVVEVGSGIVGGRIAAAYGPDVS; translated from the coding sequence ATGAAATTTAGCCGGCAAACAACGCTTCGTGCGCAAGCCACCGTGGCCGGCGTCGGCGTTCATTCCGGTCTTCCCGTTACCCTCACGCTTGGACCTGCACCTGTCGATGCAGGTCTTATTTTTGTCCGCACCGGCCTTGAGGGAAGTGACCGCGAGATTCAGGCGACCGCCGATCAGGTGGTGGCAACCGATTTCGCGACGGTCCTCGGTGATCGCACTGGTCCTTTGATCTCCACGGCCGAGCATGTGCTTGCCGCGCTGCGGGGTATGGGCGTCGACAACGCCATCATCGAAGTCGATGGTCCCGAAGTCCCGATCATGGACGGCAGCGCCGCAGCTTTCATCGCAGCGATTGATCAGGCCGGCATCATGACCCAGCCGGCACAGCGCCGCTTCATCCAGGTTTTGAAGCCTGTTTCGGTGCGGATGGGCGACTCCTTCGGCGAGTTCCGGCCCTACGCCAACGGCTTCCGTGCCGAGGTCGAAATCGACTTCACCAATCCCGTGATCGGCCAGCAGAGCTACGGCTTCGACGTGAGCCCCGAGCGCTTCCGCCGCGAAGTCGGCCGCGCCCGGACCTTCGGTCTGATGGGCGATGTCGCCAAGCTCTGGAGCGCGGGCTATGCGCTCGGTGCCTCCTTCGAGAATACCGTCGTGTTCGACGACGAGCGGCTGCTCAACACCGAGGGCCTGCGCTACGCCGACGAATGCGCCCGCCACAAGGTGCTGGACGTGATCGGCGATCTTGCGCTGGCCGGTCTGCCGCTGCTCGGCGCCTACCGTTCGGTGCGTGGCGGCCACAAGCTCAACCACGCCGTCCTGACTGCGTTGCTCGCCGACCGTACCGCCTGGCGGGTCGTCGAGGGTGAGGCAGCTCGCCGCACCAGCCGTCCCGTGGTCGAGGTCGGCAGCGGTATTGTTGGCGGCCGCATCGCCGCAGCTTACGGGCCGGACGTGTCCTGA